In Girardinichthys multiradiatus isolate DD_20200921_A chromosome 18, DD_fGirMul_XY1, whole genome shotgun sequence, a single window of DNA contains:
- the ppp1r13l gene encoding relA-associated inhibitor isoform X3: MSSEKSFGNFLFRAIDDDLSASLAVADELSKEFSSMLQEASKDNDTAPEYKTSSQTSRDKSQSSGLSSISSSTYSASSNNGTSSSKPTSPSSTYYTSDLNISSSRNAPSPPVISNSPHSSPKMLRKVHNTHHRSGSDGYLVMPQSPKQPPRSPRTSSSSYFERGPQAVISQMERTQSPSWTSGSLDQSPRFASQQMSANLLNPYDGNQMGRRSPQQVPSAGFLRSPSPLSLNSQAPSTLPRNFTSFSPNESGMRQKNPGKWNETDLDMSYERKPHHTYDKTEWLRSSAPNSNWRESNLDGPPPALGPKKDPRSVSQQGSYGSLPRSARIAVPPDASSSGHSNFNPKAIISRVNMPPIATQPRQSRHIPISVILRLQNPQYGQMSTLKSQTLEGQEGFSAQRLPDAALRKFFQSHAHQQQQYPPELKQPAVYSDALRPGDVDAEIERPDYLQQNPGTLENPAMPGVSREAEQIVTPAPRPLSPTNLQPVVAPEVQNPEIPDREELLRIRAEIPRALKRLGSVNKSHPPKKALQYQPNQYKTVIHKLFKKKDHQPKGGKGSESSSDGEEPALPCVPLPPVPVISKDEKYNSILRKPGRKKSARRAKLSPLVLLLDGALMGELETVVQAVKEMSDPSQPNDEGITGLHNAICGGHREVADFLVRIGANVSAPDSHGWTPLHCAASCNDRDMCEFLVRNGAAIMAFTHRDGATASQKCDPYLDGFIECESYLRAKEESMGVDNNGVLYALWNYKAQAPDELNFKEGDMVTILQITEGTNWWWASLCGTEGFVPNNLFGLFPKVRPKL, from the exons ATGAGCTCAGAGAAAAGTTTCGGCAACTTTCTGT TCCGGGCAATAGATGATGACCTGAGTGCGTCACTTGCAGTAGCAGATGAGTTATCCAAAGAATTTAGCTCCATGCTGCAGGAGGCCTCCAAGGACAACGACACGGCACCTGAATATAAG accAGTTCCCAAACCTCCAGAGACAAATCTCAGTCATCTGGGCTTTCCAGCATCTCCAGCTCTACATATTCAGCGAGCAGCAATAATGGCACCTCCAGCTCCAAACCCACCTCTCCCAGCTCTACTTACTACACCAGCGATTTAAACATCTCCAGCAGCAGGAATGCTCCATCACCCCCTGTCATCTCCAACAGCCCCCACTCATCTCCAAAGATGCTCAGAAAGGTGCACAATACACATCATCGATCCGGATCAGATGGCTACCTGGTTATGCCACAGAGCCCCAAACAGCCCCCCCGCTCCCCCAGGACCAGCTCCTCATCTTATTTTGAAAGGGGTCCACAAGCCGTGATTAGTCAAATGGAAAGAACCCAATCTCCGAGCTGGACATCCGGTTCTTTGGACCAGTCACCACGCTTTGCTTCACAGCAGATGTCCGCAAATCTTCTAAATCCATACGATGGCAACCAGATGGGACGCAGGTCCCCTCAGCAGGTCCCCTCAGCTGGATTTCTTAGGTCTCCCTCTCCTCTGTCTTTGAACTCTCAAGCACCCAGCACCCTTCCTCGAAATTTTACTTCATTCAGTCCAAATG AGTCTGGGATGAGGCAAAAAAATCCTGGGAAGTGGAACGAAACAGATCTGGACATGTCCTACGAGAGGAAACCTCACCACACCTATGACA AGACAGAGTGGCTCCGATCATCTGCTCCAAACAGCAACTGGCGAGAATCCAACCTTGATGGCCCTCCTCCAGCCTTAGGCCCTAAAAAG GACCCTCGCTCAGTTTCCCAACAGGGTTCCTACGGTTCTTTGCCTCGCTCTGCTCGTATAGCAGTTCCACCAGATGCTTCGTCCTCAGGACACTCCAATTTCAACCCCAAGGCCATCATCTCCCGCGTCAATATGCCTCCCATAGCTACCCAGCCACGCCAAAGCAGGCACATACCAATCTCTGTCATCTTGCGCCTCCAAAATCCGCAATACGGACAAATGTCAACCCTCAAAAGTCAAACCTTGGAAGGACAAGAAGGCTTTTCAGCTCAacgcctgcctgatgctgctcTGAGGAAGTTCTTCCAGTCACATGCTCACCAGCAACAGCAATATCCACCAGAGCTGAAACAACCAGCTGTTTATAGTGATG CACTACGCCCGGGGGATGTAGATGCCGAAATAGAGCGGCCAGACTATCTTCAACAAAACCCAGGAACTTTGGAGAATCCTGCCATGCCAGGGGTTAGTAGGGAAGCTGAACAGATTGTGACCCCTGCTCCTCGGCCCCTGAGCCCAACCAACCTGCAACCAGTGGTGGCCCCTGAGGTCCAGAACCCTGAGATCCCAGATCGGGAGGAGCTGCTCCGCATCAGGGCTGAAATTCCTCGGGCACTGAAGAGACTGGGATCTGTGAACAAATCTCATCCCCCAAAGAAGGCCTTACAATACCAGCCAAACCAGTATAAAACCGTCATCCACAAGCTTTTTAAGAAGAAAGATCACCAACCCAAAGGGGGAAAAGGTAGTGAAAGCTCCTCTGATGGGGAGGAACCCGCCCTGCCTTGTGTTCCTCTACCTCCAGTTCCAGTGAtttcaaaagatgaaaaa TACAATTCTATTCTACGGAAGCCTGGTCGCAAGAAATCTGCAAGGCGAGCTAAACTTAGCCCActggtcctgctgctggatgGAGCATTGATGGGAGAACTGGAAACAGTGGTGCAGGCTGTGAAGGAG ATGAGTGACCCCAGCCAGCCAAATGACGAGGGCATCACGGGCCTGCATAACGCCATCTGCGGGGGACATCGCGAAGTGGCCGACTTCCTGGTTCGCATTGGAGCCAATGTCAGTGCACCAGACAGCCATGGCTG GACTCCGCTGCATTGCGCAGCCTCCTGCAACGATCGTGATATGTGTGAGTTTTTGGTGAGGAACGGAGCTGCTATCATGGCCTTTACTCACAGAGATGGAGCAACCGCCTCCCAGAAGTGTGATCCTTACCTTGATGGGTTTATAGAGTGTGAGAGCTATCTAAGAG CCAAGGAGGAGTCCATGGGGGTGGACAACAATGGGGTGCTGTATGCTCTGTGGAACTACAAAGCTCAAGCACCTGATGAGCTGAACTTCAAGGAAGGAGAcatggtcactatcctgcagaTAACAGAGGGCACTAACTGGTGGTGGGCCTCGCTCTGTGGCACGGAGGGCTTTGTTCCAAACAACTTATTTGGT CTTTTCCCAAAAGTTCGTCCAAAATTATGA
- the ppp1r13l gene encoding relA-associated inhibitor isoform X1, with the protein MVLFSFSEGEPCCPTAMSSEKSFGNFLFRAIDDDLSASLAVADELSKEFSSMLQEASKDNDTAPEYKTSSQTSRDKSQSSGLSSISSSTYSASSNNGTSSSKPTSPSSTYYTSDLNISSSRNAPSPPVISNSPHSSPKMLRKVHNTHHRSGSDGYLVMPQSPKQPPRSPRTSSSSYFERGPQAVISQMERTQSPSWTSGSLDQSPRFASQQMSANLLNPYDGNQMGRRSPQQVPSAGFLRSPSPLSLNSQAPSTLPRNFTSFSPNEESGMRQKNPGKWNETDLDMSYERKPHHTYDKTEWLRSSAPNSNWRESNLDGPPPALGPKKDPRSVSQQGSYGSLPRSARIAVPPDASSSGHSNFNPKAIISRVNMPPIATQPRQSRHIPISVILRLQNPQYGQMSTLKSQTLEGQEGFSAQRLPDAALRKFFQSHAHQQQQYPPELKQPAVYSDALRPGDVDAEIERPDYLQQNPGTLENPAMPGVSREAEQIVTPAPRPLSPTNLQPVVAPEVQNPEIPDREELLRIRAEIPRALKRLGSVNKSHPPKKALQYQPNQYKTVIHKLFKKKDHQPKGGKGSESSSDGEEPALPCVPLPPVPVISKDEKYNSILRKPGRKKSARRAKLSPLVLLLDGALMGELETVVQAVKEMSDPSQPNDEGITGLHNAICGGHREVADFLVRIGANVSAPDSHGWTPLHCAASCNDRDMCEFLVRNGAAIMAFTHRDGATASQKCDPYLDGFIECESYLRAKEESMGVDNNGVLYALWNYKAQAPDELNFKEGDMVTILQITEGTNWWWASLCGTEGFVPNNLFGLFPKVRPKL; encoded by the exons AtggtgttgttttctttttcagaaggAGAGCCCTGCTGCCCCACAGCCATGAGCTCAGAGAAAAGTTTCGGCAACTTTCTGT TCCGGGCAATAGATGATGACCTGAGTGCGTCACTTGCAGTAGCAGATGAGTTATCCAAAGAATTTAGCTCCATGCTGCAGGAGGCCTCCAAGGACAACGACACGGCACCTGAATATAAG accAGTTCCCAAACCTCCAGAGACAAATCTCAGTCATCTGGGCTTTCCAGCATCTCCAGCTCTACATATTCAGCGAGCAGCAATAATGGCACCTCCAGCTCCAAACCCACCTCTCCCAGCTCTACTTACTACACCAGCGATTTAAACATCTCCAGCAGCAGGAATGCTCCATCACCCCCTGTCATCTCCAACAGCCCCCACTCATCTCCAAAGATGCTCAGAAAGGTGCACAATACACATCATCGATCCGGATCAGATGGCTACCTGGTTATGCCACAGAGCCCCAAACAGCCCCCCCGCTCCCCCAGGACCAGCTCCTCATCTTATTTTGAAAGGGGTCCACAAGCCGTGATTAGTCAAATGGAAAGAACCCAATCTCCGAGCTGGACATCCGGTTCTTTGGACCAGTCACCACGCTTTGCTTCACAGCAGATGTCCGCAAATCTTCTAAATCCATACGATGGCAACCAGATGGGACGCAGGTCCCCTCAGCAGGTCCCCTCAGCTGGATTTCTTAGGTCTCCCTCTCCTCTGTCTTTGAACTCTCAAGCACCCAGCACCCTTCCTCGAAATTTTACTTCATTCAGTCCAAATG AAGAGTCTGGGATGAGGCAAAAAAATCCTGGGAAGTGGAACGAAACAGATCTGGACATGTCCTACGAGAGGAAACCTCACCACACCTATGACA AGACAGAGTGGCTCCGATCATCTGCTCCAAACAGCAACTGGCGAGAATCCAACCTTGATGGCCCTCCTCCAGCCTTAGGCCCTAAAAAG GACCCTCGCTCAGTTTCCCAACAGGGTTCCTACGGTTCTTTGCCTCGCTCTGCTCGTATAGCAGTTCCACCAGATGCTTCGTCCTCAGGACACTCCAATTTCAACCCCAAGGCCATCATCTCCCGCGTCAATATGCCTCCCATAGCTACCCAGCCACGCCAAAGCAGGCACATACCAATCTCTGTCATCTTGCGCCTCCAAAATCCGCAATACGGACAAATGTCAACCCTCAAAAGTCAAACCTTGGAAGGACAAGAAGGCTTTTCAGCTCAacgcctgcctgatgctgctcTGAGGAAGTTCTTCCAGTCACATGCTCACCAGCAACAGCAATATCCACCAGAGCTGAAACAACCAGCTGTTTATAGTGATG CACTACGCCCGGGGGATGTAGATGCCGAAATAGAGCGGCCAGACTATCTTCAACAAAACCCAGGAACTTTGGAGAATCCTGCCATGCCAGGGGTTAGTAGGGAAGCTGAACAGATTGTGACCCCTGCTCCTCGGCCCCTGAGCCCAACCAACCTGCAACCAGTGGTGGCCCCTGAGGTCCAGAACCCTGAGATCCCAGATCGGGAGGAGCTGCTCCGCATCAGGGCTGAAATTCCTCGGGCACTGAAGAGACTGGGATCTGTGAACAAATCTCATCCCCCAAAGAAGGCCTTACAATACCAGCCAAACCAGTATAAAACCGTCATCCACAAGCTTTTTAAGAAGAAAGATCACCAACCCAAAGGGGGAAAAGGTAGTGAAAGCTCCTCTGATGGGGAGGAACCCGCCCTGCCTTGTGTTCCTCTACCTCCAGTTCCAGTGAtttcaaaagatgaaaaa TACAATTCTATTCTACGGAAGCCTGGTCGCAAGAAATCTGCAAGGCGAGCTAAACTTAGCCCActggtcctgctgctggatgGAGCATTGATGGGAGAACTGGAAACAGTGGTGCAGGCTGTGAAGGAG ATGAGTGACCCCAGCCAGCCAAATGACGAGGGCATCACGGGCCTGCATAACGCCATCTGCGGGGGACATCGCGAAGTGGCCGACTTCCTGGTTCGCATTGGAGCCAATGTCAGTGCACCAGACAGCCATGGCTG GACTCCGCTGCATTGCGCAGCCTCCTGCAACGATCGTGATATGTGTGAGTTTTTGGTGAGGAACGGAGCTGCTATCATGGCCTTTACTCACAGAGATGGAGCAACCGCCTCCCAGAAGTGTGATCCTTACCTTGATGGGTTTATAGAGTGTGAGAGCTATCTAAGAG CCAAGGAGGAGTCCATGGGGGTGGACAACAATGGGGTGCTGTATGCTCTGTGGAACTACAAAGCTCAAGCACCTGATGAGCTGAACTTCAAGGAAGGAGAcatggtcactatcctgcagaTAACAGAGGGCACTAACTGGTGGTGGGCCTCGCTCTGTGGCACGGAGGGCTTTGTTCCAAACAACTTATTTGGT CTTTTCCCAAAAGTTCGTCCAAAATTATGA
- the ppp1r13l gene encoding relA-associated inhibitor isoform X2 codes for MSSEKSFGNFLFRAIDDDLSASLAVADELSKEFSSMLQEASKDNDTAPEYKTSSQTSRDKSQSSGLSSISSSTYSASSNNGTSSSKPTSPSSTYYTSDLNISSSRNAPSPPVISNSPHSSPKMLRKVHNTHHRSGSDGYLVMPQSPKQPPRSPRTSSSSYFERGPQAVISQMERTQSPSWTSGSLDQSPRFASQQMSANLLNPYDGNQMGRRSPQQVPSAGFLRSPSPLSLNSQAPSTLPRNFTSFSPNEESGMRQKNPGKWNETDLDMSYERKPHHTYDKTEWLRSSAPNSNWRESNLDGPPPALGPKKDPRSVSQQGSYGSLPRSARIAVPPDASSSGHSNFNPKAIISRVNMPPIATQPRQSRHIPISVILRLQNPQYGQMSTLKSQTLEGQEGFSAQRLPDAALRKFFQSHAHQQQQYPPELKQPAVYSDALRPGDVDAEIERPDYLQQNPGTLENPAMPGVSREAEQIVTPAPRPLSPTNLQPVVAPEVQNPEIPDREELLRIRAEIPRALKRLGSVNKSHPPKKALQYQPNQYKTVIHKLFKKKDHQPKGGKGSESSSDGEEPALPCVPLPPVPVISKDEKYNSILRKPGRKKSARRAKLSPLVLLLDGALMGELETVVQAVKEMSDPSQPNDEGITGLHNAICGGHREVADFLVRIGANVSAPDSHGWTPLHCAASCNDRDMCEFLVRNGAAIMAFTHRDGATASQKCDPYLDGFIECESYLRAKEESMGVDNNGVLYALWNYKAQAPDELNFKEGDMVTILQITEGTNWWWASLCGTEGFVPNNLFGLFPKVRPKL; via the exons ATGAGCTCAGAGAAAAGTTTCGGCAACTTTCTGT TCCGGGCAATAGATGATGACCTGAGTGCGTCACTTGCAGTAGCAGATGAGTTATCCAAAGAATTTAGCTCCATGCTGCAGGAGGCCTCCAAGGACAACGACACGGCACCTGAATATAAG accAGTTCCCAAACCTCCAGAGACAAATCTCAGTCATCTGGGCTTTCCAGCATCTCCAGCTCTACATATTCAGCGAGCAGCAATAATGGCACCTCCAGCTCCAAACCCACCTCTCCCAGCTCTACTTACTACACCAGCGATTTAAACATCTCCAGCAGCAGGAATGCTCCATCACCCCCTGTCATCTCCAACAGCCCCCACTCATCTCCAAAGATGCTCAGAAAGGTGCACAATACACATCATCGATCCGGATCAGATGGCTACCTGGTTATGCCACAGAGCCCCAAACAGCCCCCCCGCTCCCCCAGGACCAGCTCCTCATCTTATTTTGAAAGGGGTCCACAAGCCGTGATTAGTCAAATGGAAAGAACCCAATCTCCGAGCTGGACATCCGGTTCTTTGGACCAGTCACCACGCTTTGCTTCACAGCAGATGTCCGCAAATCTTCTAAATCCATACGATGGCAACCAGATGGGACGCAGGTCCCCTCAGCAGGTCCCCTCAGCTGGATTTCTTAGGTCTCCCTCTCCTCTGTCTTTGAACTCTCAAGCACCCAGCACCCTTCCTCGAAATTTTACTTCATTCAGTCCAAATG AAGAGTCTGGGATGAGGCAAAAAAATCCTGGGAAGTGGAACGAAACAGATCTGGACATGTCCTACGAGAGGAAACCTCACCACACCTATGACA AGACAGAGTGGCTCCGATCATCTGCTCCAAACAGCAACTGGCGAGAATCCAACCTTGATGGCCCTCCTCCAGCCTTAGGCCCTAAAAAG GACCCTCGCTCAGTTTCCCAACAGGGTTCCTACGGTTCTTTGCCTCGCTCTGCTCGTATAGCAGTTCCACCAGATGCTTCGTCCTCAGGACACTCCAATTTCAACCCCAAGGCCATCATCTCCCGCGTCAATATGCCTCCCATAGCTACCCAGCCACGCCAAAGCAGGCACATACCAATCTCTGTCATCTTGCGCCTCCAAAATCCGCAATACGGACAAATGTCAACCCTCAAAAGTCAAACCTTGGAAGGACAAGAAGGCTTTTCAGCTCAacgcctgcctgatgctgctcTGAGGAAGTTCTTCCAGTCACATGCTCACCAGCAACAGCAATATCCACCAGAGCTGAAACAACCAGCTGTTTATAGTGATG CACTACGCCCGGGGGATGTAGATGCCGAAATAGAGCGGCCAGACTATCTTCAACAAAACCCAGGAACTTTGGAGAATCCTGCCATGCCAGGGGTTAGTAGGGAAGCTGAACAGATTGTGACCCCTGCTCCTCGGCCCCTGAGCCCAACCAACCTGCAACCAGTGGTGGCCCCTGAGGTCCAGAACCCTGAGATCCCAGATCGGGAGGAGCTGCTCCGCATCAGGGCTGAAATTCCTCGGGCACTGAAGAGACTGGGATCTGTGAACAAATCTCATCCCCCAAAGAAGGCCTTACAATACCAGCCAAACCAGTATAAAACCGTCATCCACAAGCTTTTTAAGAAGAAAGATCACCAACCCAAAGGGGGAAAAGGTAGTGAAAGCTCCTCTGATGGGGAGGAACCCGCCCTGCCTTGTGTTCCTCTACCTCCAGTTCCAGTGAtttcaaaagatgaaaaa TACAATTCTATTCTACGGAAGCCTGGTCGCAAGAAATCTGCAAGGCGAGCTAAACTTAGCCCActggtcctgctgctggatgGAGCATTGATGGGAGAACTGGAAACAGTGGTGCAGGCTGTGAAGGAG ATGAGTGACCCCAGCCAGCCAAATGACGAGGGCATCACGGGCCTGCATAACGCCATCTGCGGGGGACATCGCGAAGTGGCCGACTTCCTGGTTCGCATTGGAGCCAATGTCAGTGCACCAGACAGCCATGGCTG GACTCCGCTGCATTGCGCAGCCTCCTGCAACGATCGTGATATGTGTGAGTTTTTGGTGAGGAACGGAGCTGCTATCATGGCCTTTACTCACAGAGATGGAGCAACCGCCTCCCAGAAGTGTGATCCTTACCTTGATGGGTTTATAGAGTGTGAGAGCTATCTAAGAG CCAAGGAGGAGTCCATGGGGGTGGACAACAATGGGGTGCTGTATGCTCTGTGGAACTACAAAGCTCAAGCACCTGATGAGCTGAACTTCAAGGAAGGAGAcatggtcactatcctgcagaTAACAGAGGGCACTAACTGGTGGTGGGCCTCGCTCTGTGGCACGGAGGGCTTTGTTCCAAACAACTTATTTGGT CTTTTCCCAAAAGTTCGTCCAAAATTATGA